The following proteins come from a genomic window of Spirochaetota bacterium:
- a CDS encoding PqqD family protein — protein MFGKKKPAISRERAFAAKPKKLPTVRVLPQENGGMRVTVTLTRPAVIRFLSSEATYEKTYELDSVGRIVYDQCDGSRRVSLIVREFAKKYTIGEAEAETAVAQFLSMLMRKGLIAMSLEDSNG, from the coding sequence ATGTTCGGTAAGAAAAAACCGGCGATAAGCCGCGAGCGCGCCTTCGCCGCGAAGCCGAAGAAGCTCCCGACCGTGCGCGTCCTGCCGCAGGAGAACGGCGGCATGCGCGTAACGGTAACGCTCACACGCCCCGCCGTCATACGCTTCCTTTCATCGGAAGCCACGTACGAAAAGACCTACGAGCTCGATTCCGTCGGCCGCATCGTCTACGATCAGTGCGACGGGAGCCGCCGCGTAAGCCTCATCGTACGCGAGTTCGCGAAAAAATATACCATAGGCGAAGCGGAGGCGGAGACCGCCGTTGCGCAGTTCCTGTCGATGCTCATGCGCAAAGGACTTATCGCTATGTCTTTGGAGGACAGCAATGGCTGA
- a CDS encoding DUF6785 family protein, whose product MLMAVLIGIIGSLIIWIVTPFNNFSLNNGYITDSYLPIAALALMLIIVLVINPVIGLFSRERMMKKRELGIIFAMLLLATIIPGQGLMRMLPYTLARTVTEANGNSAFAALLAKLNLPAALFPGSTAYGASNPASEKLFLGLPVNEAIPWQAWLAPLASWGVFTMFTWIMMGAMALIVYSQWRKNEKLSFPVVEVQEAFIAEPAPGKLIADIYRSKSFWTGFILVTALYSFNMLAAYFPDNVPALPLIFDITGVFTEPPLSYLPTQFVKVQIFFLFIAAGFFMSFRMGFSIWVFTAIYNFYNAFGRMYVPNFSPASVSDHRYGGMLVLTAYILWTGRAYWAFVLKAMFLRVRTDEGMRNAFAGWAFVIGTAGGILWMCWIGLGLWALYYTFLTFMITLLIMRFIAETGMPFMRIDTGQRSFLMDLFPGSMMTGAAAYFSGIHPLWTSHGSRMNFGALILHAIGINDDAPDRAKARLATGLLLLSIVGIIVGGAAHLVSAYRATPGIAGYESIQWGSETIVNAQSYDLSRLDKNMYGKGITHNRPLHIAVGAVITGALQWLCITFPSWPLHPIGIIIAMTWFGQVSWLSILIGWGIKGLLVRFGGSRLLRQAKPFFIGIIAGEVIAFLLWAVVAAVLAFNGLPYVKVEFQPK is encoded by the coding sequence ATGCTCATGGCAGTACTCATCGGCATCATCGGCTCTCTCATCATCTGGATAGTGACGCCGTTCAACAACTTCTCCCTCAATAACGGCTATATCACCGACAGTTATCTGCCGATAGCGGCGCTCGCGCTCATGCTCATCATAGTACTCGTTATCAACCCGGTCATCGGGCTTTTCTCGCGCGAACGGATGATGAAGAAGCGCGAACTGGGCATCATATTCGCCATGCTCCTTCTCGCAACGATAATACCGGGTCAGGGGCTCATGCGCATGCTCCCCTACACCCTCGCGCGCACGGTGACCGAGGCGAACGGCAACAGCGCCTTCGCGGCACTCCTCGCAAAACTGAATCTCCCCGCGGCGCTTTTCCCCGGCAGCACCGCCTACGGCGCATCGAATCCCGCCTCGGAAAAACTTTTTCTCGGGCTCCCCGTGAACGAAGCCATCCCCTGGCAGGCGTGGCTCGCGCCGCTCGCAAGCTGGGGCGTGTTCACCATGTTCACGTGGATAATGATGGGTGCCATGGCGCTTATCGTCTATTCGCAGTGGCGCAAGAACGAGAAGCTCTCATTCCCCGTCGTCGAGGTGCAGGAAGCGTTCATCGCAGAACCCGCGCCGGGAAAGCTCATCGCCGATATCTACCGGAGCAAGTCGTTCTGGACGGGCTTCATACTCGTAACCGCGCTCTATTCGTTCAACATGCTCGCCGCATATTTTCCCGACAATGTCCCCGCGCTCCCGCTCATCTTCGATATTACGGGAGTGTTCACCGAACCGCCGCTCTCGTATCTGCCAACGCAGTTCGTGAAGGTGCAGATATTCTTCCTCTTCATCGCCGCGGGATTCTTCATGTCCTTCCGCATGGGCTTCTCGATATGGGTGTTCACCGCCATCTATAATTTCTACAACGCCTTCGGCCGCATGTATGTCCCCAACTTCAGCCCGGCCTCGGTGAGCGATCACCGCTACGGCGGCATGCTCGTACTCACCGCATACATTCTCTGGACAGGCCGCGCCTACTGGGCGTTCGTGCTCAAAGCGATGTTCCTCCGCGTGCGCACCGACGAGGGAATGCGTAACGCCTTCGCCGGCTGGGCGTTCGTCATCGGCACGGCGGGCGGGATCCTCTGGATGTGCTGGATAGGCCTCGGTCTCTGGGCGCTTTATTACACCTTCCTCACGTTCATGATAACGCTTCTCATCATGCGCTTCATCGCCGAGACGGGCATGCCCTTCATGCGCATCGATACCGGCCAGCGATCGTTCCTCATGGACCTCTTCCCCGGTTCGATGATGACCGGTGCAGCGGCGTATTTCTCAGGCATTCATCCCCTCTGGACATCGCACGGCTCACGCATGAATTTCGGTGCGCTCATCCTCCACGCGATCGGCATCAATGACGATGCACCCGACCGCGCAAAGGCGCGTCTCGCGACAGGGCTCCTTCTCCTTTCCATCGTCGGCATCATCGTCGGCGGGGCGGCACATCTGGTGAGCGCCTACCGCGCGACACCCGGCATCGCAGGATATGAATCGATACAGTGGGGATCGGAGACCATCGTCAATGCGCAGAGCTACGATCTTTCGCGGCTTGATAAGAACATGTACGGCAAGGGCATTACGCATAATCGCCCGCTCCATATCGCTGTCGGCGCCGTGATAACCGGCGCGCTCCAGTGGCTCTGCATCACCTTCCCGTCATGGCCGCTCCACCCCATCGGCATCATCATCGCGATGACGTGGTTCGGCCAGGTAAGCTGGCTCTCGATACTCATCGGC
- a CDS encoding ABC transporter ATP-binding protein, translated as MTAAENDTLEMTDLLDAYIVRAIDVRKSFKSGDEWLHILNGINFSVKRGEYVSIMGPSGSGKSTLFNMIGGLDKPNEGNIFIDEVDIAALDPFELAWLRCHKVGYIFQTFNLIPVATALDNVMLPMLFSGMQESEAQDKAADILRKVGLGDRILHKPLELSGGQQQRVACARALANDPAIILADEPTANLDEKTGQNLIDLLKEICTTENVTVICATHDQKMLNASKRVFLVRSGQVRQIEHSEVINEFFKKE; from the coding sequence ATGACGGCGGCAGAGAACGACACGCTCGAGATGACCGATCTCCTTGACGCGTATATCGTACGCGCCATCGATGTTCGCAAATCGTTCAAGTCGGGCGATGAATGGCTTCACATACTCAACGGCATCAATTTCTCCGTCAAGCGCGGGGAATACGTCTCCATCATGGGCCCCTCAGGAAGCGGCAAATCGACACTGTTCAACATGATCGGCGGGCTCGATAAACCCAACGAGGGGAACATATTCATCGACGAGGTGGACATCGCCGCGCTCGATCCGTTCGAGCTTGCGTGGCTGCGCTGTCATAAGGTCGGCTACATCTTCCAGACGTTCAATCTCATACCGGTGGCGACAGCGCTCGACAATGTCATGCTCCCCATGCTCTTCTCCGGCATGCAGGAATCGGAGGCGCAGGACAAAGCGGCCGATATACTCCGCAAGGTCGGCTTGGGCGACCGCATACTCCATAAGCCGCTCGAGCTTTCCGGCGGGCAGCAGCAGCGCGTTGCCTGTGCGCGGGCGCTCGCGAACGACCCGGCGATAATACTCGCCGACGAACCGACGGCGAACCTCGACGAAAAGACGGGACAGAACCTCATCGATCTCTTAAAGGAGATATGCACGACCGAGAACGTCACCGTCATCTGCGCGACGCATGACCAGAAGATGCTGAACGCATCGAAACGCGTCTTCCTCGTACGAAGCGGACAGGTGCGGCAGATCGAGCATTCCGAAGTGATAAACGAATTCTTCAAGAAGGAATAG
- a CDS encoding ABC transporter ATP-binding protein yields MADDIIISARGVKRLFTRGKEDLWALKGIDLDIYRGEYLSIMGPSGSGKSTFFNIVGGLDSPTEGTVTIDGTALSDMDTHQIAYLRCHKVGYIFQTFNIIEVMTALENVMLPLFFAGVSDKEAKERAMYLLERVGLKERADHRPDQLSGGQQQRVAIARALANNPTIILADEPTGNLDLKTGEMMIAMLGEIKKEFGITIISATHDHKMLSASDRIVYIVDGNIAEIKDQRAAKAK; encoded by the coding sequence ATGGCGGACGATATCATCATCTCGGCGCGGGGCGTCAAGCGCCTCTTCACGCGCGGCAAAGAGGACCTCTGGGCGCTCAAGGGCATTGACCTCGATATCTACCGCGGCGAATATCTTTCGATCATGGGCCCCTCGGGGAGCGGGAAGTCGACGTTCTTCAATATCGTCGGCGGGCTCGATTCGCCCACCGAAGGCACGGTGACCATAGACGGTACGGCGCTCTCGGACATGGACACGCATCAGATAGCGTATCTGCGCTGCCACAAGGTCGGCTACATATTCCAGACGTTCAATATCATCGAAGTGATGACCGCGCTTGAGAACGTGATGCTCCCGCTCTTCTTCGCCGGCGTATCCGACAAAGAGGCGAAGGAACGCGCGATGTATCTCCTTGAGCGCGTGGGATTGAAGGAGCGCGCCGACCACCGGCCCGATCAGCTTTCCGGCGGCCAGCAGCAGCGGGTGGCGATAGCCCGTGCGCTCGCCAATAATCCGACGATAATACTCGCCGACGAGCCGACGGGGAATCTCGATCTGAAGACCGGGGAAATGATGATAGCCATGTTAGGCGAGATCAAGAAGGAATTCGGCATCACCATCATCAGCGCCACCCACGACCACAAGATGCTCTCGGCATCCGACCGTATCGTCTACATCGTCGACGGGAATATCGCGGAGATCAAGGACCAGCGCGCCGCAAAGGCGAAATAA
- a CDS encoding FtsX-like permease family protein: MADADAKKITAARQKDLSFGKTVAIAWKNIRIRWLRSMLVTTSIVFSLAFLTYSLGSDVFVEGVMKNMSPEHIQKLVNTGVLNPAGAESAKSANMLMVVLALLICFVGILNAMIMSVTERFREIGTMKCLGALDSFIIKWFLLETVMQGIIGSLIGLAVGFAVTFIGAWATFGNILGKIILPDRLLTVAGICFITGVALAVLGALYPAWQAAKMLPSHAMRSEL, translated from the coding sequence ATGGCTGATGCTGACGCGAAAAAGATAACGGCTGCACGGCAGAAGGACCTCTCGTTCGGCAAGACCGTCGCCATAGCGTGGAAGAACATACGGATACGCTGGCTTCGTTCCATGCTGGTGACAACGAGCATCGTCTTCTCGCTCGCCTTCCTCACCTACTCCCTCGGGAGCGACGTTTTCGTCGAGGGCGTCATGAAGAACATGAGCCCCGAGCACATACAGAAGCTCGTGAACACCGGCGTCCTCAACCCCGCCGGTGCCGAGAGCGCGAAGAGCGCGAACATGCTCATGGTGGTATTGGCGCTCCTCATCTGCTTCGTCGGTATTCTCAATGCGATGATCATGAGCGTGACCGAACGCTTCCGCGAGATCGGCACGATGAAATGCCTGGGCGCGCTCGATTCGTTCATCATCAAATGGTTCCTGCTTGAGACCGTCATGCAGGGCATCATCGGTTCGCTCATCGGCCTCGCGGTCGGCTTTGCGGTCACTTTCATCGGCGCATGGGCCACGTTCGGGAACATTCTCGGGAAGATAATCCTCCCCGATCGGCTCCTTACGGTAGCTGGCATATGCTTCATCACCGGCGTTGCGCTCGCCGTGCTCGGGGCGCTCTATCCCGCATGGCAGGCGGCGAAGATGCTCCCGTCGCACGCGATGCGCTCGGAACTCTAG